Proteins encoded in a region of the Neoarius graeffei isolate fNeoGra1 chromosome 3, fNeoGra1.pri, whole genome shotgun sequence genome:
- the LOC132882501 gene encoding gap junction Cx32.2 protein-like: MGEWGFLSKLLDKVQSHSTVIGKLWMTMLFIFRIMVNGAGAEKVWGDEQSKMVCNTKQPGCTNVCYDQAFPISHIHFWTMQIIFMSTPALMYLGHIMHIIHKENKLRNYRQSQSYSCPNTPMRRGKVEIKGDLLASYLTSMIFKILLEAAFIVGQYCLYGFVTIPKIRCTQYPCSYTVECFMSRPTEKTVFFIFMLVMSCVSLLLNVIEMFYLICRRSRRCNKA; this comes from the coding sequence ATGGGTGAATGGGGATTCCTGTCAAAGCTGCTGGATAAGGTGCAGTCGCACTCCACAGTCATTGGGAAGTTATGGATGACCATGCTCTTCATCTTCAGAATCATGGTCAATGGAGCTGGGGCAGAGAAGGTGTGGGGGGATGAGCAGAGTAAAATGGTGTGCAATACCAAACAGCCAGGGTGTACCAATGTGTGCTATGATCAAGCATTCCCCATTTCTCATATCCACTTCTGGACCATGCAGATCATTTTTATGTCCACTCCAGCACTCATGTACCTTGGCCACATCATGCACATCATCCACAAGGAAAATAAGCTCAGGAATTATCGCCAGAGCCAATCGTATAGCTGCCCAAATACACCAATGAGAAGGGGGAAAGTGGAAATTAAAGGTGACTTATTGGCTAGTTACTTGACCAGCATGATCTTTAAGATCTTGCTTGAGGCTGCATTTATAGTAGGACAGTACTGTCTATATGGCTTTGTGACGATCCCAAAAATCAGATGTACGCAATACCCGTGTTCCTACACTGTTGAGTGCTTCATGTCTCGTCCCACTGAGAAAACTGTCTTCTTCATTTTCATGCTGGTCATGTCCTGTGTGTCTTTGCTGCTGAATGTTATTGAGATGTTTTACCTGATTTGCAGGAGGTCCAGAAGATGTAATAAAGCTTGA